Below is a window of Nicotiana tabacum cultivar K326 chromosome 19, ASM71507v2, whole genome shotgun sequence DNA.
CTACTACTACTCTACTGGTATAAGTAAAGTACTCCCCTGCATCACTAGTTCCAACCGACAAAGACACAAACAAAATGGCGGAAGAAGAAATAGGGGAAGAGTACCTTTTCAAGATTGTGGTGATAGGCGACTCTGCTGTTGGCAAATCGAACTTGCTGTCCCGTTTTGCCCGTGATGAGTTTGACCATAACTCTAAGGCTACCATTGGAGTTGAGTTCCAAACCCAAGTTGTAGAAGTTGATGGCAAGGAAATTAAGGCCCAAGTTTGGGACACAGCTGGTCAAGAACGCTTTCGGGCAGTCACTTCTGCTTATTATAGAGGTGCTGTTGGGGCTCTCATTGTTTATGATATTAGCAGAAAGACCACTTTTGAGAATATCAAACGTTGGCTTGATGAACTCAACAGTAAGCCCCTTTTTCCTTTGAATTTTATTTGGCTGGCATCTAAAGTTGTCAACTTTTGCGGATTTCTTTTTGGACTTGGATTTGCAATGATTTTGGTTTCATCTGGATCCATTGTTTCGATGCAGCAAATGTGGTTTAAATTAGCAACTACATTTACTTGGGAACAGCAAATGTATCAAAACAGATTGTTTGGCCAGATATGATTCTGAAAAATGTAATAAAAACAAATGGCCTGCTATATTGATTATTTACTGGTAAGGCTATTGTGAGTAGCCTGATATATTTGAGACTAACTTTTACACATACAATTTTTAGATAATTAGGAACTAGTTGTATCATTATTTAGGATGGAAAAAGAGTCATATTCCTGTCTTCCGTGTATAAAGTCTACTGTGTGCTTGTGAAAAGAGGAAATCTGAATATAAGTTTGATTTATGCCATTGTTAAGGCTTTAAGGAGCATTGCTAGCTCGTCTTCCACTTGCAGTTGTGCAACCAGGATACTTCTGTTGGAAGTCCTGGGCTTGTCTGATTttcatatagccgaccccaaATAGTTTGAATGGagatgttgttattgttgatgttgtgGTAACTAAAAAGA
It encodes the following:
- the LOC107827693 gene encoding ras-related protein RABA5b, coding for MAEEEIGEEYLFKIVVIGDSAVGKSNLLSRFARDEFDHNSKATIGVEFQTQVVEVDGKEIKAQVWDTAGQERFRAVTSAYYRGAVGALIVYDISRKTTFENIKRWLDELNTHCDTTVARMLVGNKCDLENIRDVSVEEGKNLAEEEGLFFIETSALDSTNVNTAFEIVIREIYKNLSRKVLNSDSYKAELSVNRVSLANGTDMSKQKASCCSR